Sequence from the Deltaproteobacteria bacterium genome:
ACAACGGGATGCCTTGGGGGGGAAGATCACGGGAAAGCGGGGAGACGGAAAACCCGTGGTCGTCAAGATCAAGGACAAGGGGCTGGGCGTCACCACCGTCGGCATCAGGGTCGGCAACTTCGGCGACCGCGAGGCCTCCCGAAAGATTCACCAGACCATACTCAAGATCCTAAAGGGTTGACAAGAAGCGGCCTCTGTTCTGCCTGAGATGGTCCCTCAAGCAGAGGGTGAAGTTGCCCAGAATATCCCTCTTACTGTTAAGGATGTAAAGCCAGTGATCGACGTGGTATATCTCATCTGAAAGCCTCTCAGGGGGATGGCTCAAGGGTATGTCTACGGGTCTCTCCTCCATCTCCCGGAGGAAAAGCTCGATCACCTTGTCCTTCATCCTGAGATGTGTATCGTCAAAGAAGAAGGCCACGTCGGGAATCAGGTCGCAAAGCCTGAGAAAGAAGGCGCTCACCTCTGGATCCTCGATACTCCTGGGAGGAGAGGACTTGACCTCCACGTAAACCAGGCGACCTTCCCACGCTGCAAGCACATCGTAGTCCCCCCCCACATCGGTCTCCCTGAAGTGGACCCCAAATGCGGCGGGAGAGGCGAACTCTCGCTCGAACATTTGAGCCACAAACCACTCCAGGGTAGGTCCGAAGCTGGAAATCCCGATCCGATTCAGGCGGTAGGCATCGCCTCCAAAGGGCTCCACCGTTGATGTGGCCTTGAGGAATCGAGTATACTGCTCGGCCACGCGGCTGGAACAATAGTCGGTCAGATCACCCGGACGAAAGGGCCCCTGCACCCTGACCAGTTCCCTGAGGAAAAGACGGAAGGAGTACTTCTTCATCCTCTCGTAGAACTGGGCGGTCAATTCCGGCGGGAGATCAGGAGGGATGAGAACCGTCTCCACCGGATTCTCGCGATGAATCTTGAGACCACGGCTCCTCAAGCGACCTCCGAGAAGAGATCCGGCAGGCAGGAGCTCGGTCCGCAGGGCCTCGAAACCTGCCTTCAGCTTGCCCAACTCGACCCTTAGACCCGAGATTTCCCGGAGGATCTGGTCCGCCGACTTCATTCAAACCCCCGAAAAATTCCGTACTTTCTCGCGGCTTCCAAGGCCTTACGGAATTCCTCCACCGTGACCGGACGGCTCGCATCCGGAAACTCCCATGCCCGGTAAGCCGGCCTGTACTGGGACATAACGTTCACATAGCTATTGGGAGAAAGCTCCTGGGATATGAACCGCATGACCTCGTCCGTCCCGGCCTGGCCGGAGGGCATGACAAGATGGCGGATGAGGAGGCCCCGCTCGGCTGTCCCAGAGGGTCCTATCCGCAGATCTCCCACCTGGCGATGCATCTCCTTGACAGCTGCACGGACGACCTCTGGATAGTCAGGGGCATTGCAAAGCCTCCCTGCCACCTCCGAGGACGAAAATTTCACATCAGGCATGTAGATGTCGATCACTCCGTCCAGGAGCCTGATCACTTCCAGCGATTCGTACCCCCCGCAGTTGTAGACCAGGGGGATACGAAGCCCCGATTCGATCGCCTCGGGCAGAGCCGCCACAATCTGGGGCGTGTAGTGGGTCGGGGTGACGAAGTTGACATTGTGACAGCCCATCTCCTGCAGCCGGATCATGTATCCGGCCATCTGGCCGGTTGTAATCTTCTCGCCCCGGCCCATATGACTTATCTCGTAGTTCTGGCAAAAAACACACCGGAGGTTACAATGGGTCAGGAAAATCGTACCGGAGCCATGACTGCCCACCAGGGGGGGCTCCTCCCCGAAATGGGGGAACACACTGGAGACCATCAGCTCGCCCCCCGCCCGACAGTATCCCTTCTCGCCCCGGATCCGGTTCACCCGGCATTGTCTGGGGCAGAGGGTGCAGGATTCCAGAATCCTGTTCAAAGCCTCAATCCTGACCCTGAGCTCCCCCTCTTCATAGAGACGGAGATAGGCGGGGATAAAGGCCATAAGAGCTCCCTGATTTGGGACCGCAGGACAAACCGATCCCCAACCGGAGTGACGCGGGTCACTCCCCTGTTGAATTCTGCCCATCGGTGGACTATTCTCTAGACTACCACTTTGTCTTTTCCGGATCAAACCACGATGATTGTGAGCGCAAGCAGGAGAACCGACATCCCTGCCTTCTACACCGCATGGTTGATGAACCGTGTGAGAAGCGGTTTCGCCTTGGTTCGGAACCCCTTTCGCCCCGGCACAATCACCCGCGTCAGCCTCAATCCGGCAGAGGTCGATGCCATCGTCTTCTGGACACGGAACGCCGAACCCTTGATCCCCTATCTGGACGAGCTCGATGCTGTTGGGTATCGTTACTATTTCCAGTACACCCTGGTCCACTATCCGAGGGCTTTTGAAAGAGCCGCTCCCCCCCGATCCCGGAAGGTCGACGGGTTCAGGAGACTTAGCAGAAGGATAGGCCCGGCCAGGGTGATCTGGCGGTACGACCCGATTATCCTCAGCAACCTCACCGGTCTCGAGTATCACAAAAAACAGTTTACGGAGATCGCCAGGGCTCTGGAGGGGTTCAGCCAGCGTTGTGTCATCAGCTTCCTGGACATCTATCGCAAAACGAAGAGGACCCTGGAAAGAATGGAAAAGGAGAGAGGGGTACGAGTGATCGATCTTCACGAGAGGCCGGCCGATGTCCGCGAGATTGCCGGTCTTCTGGCACCCATAGCCAGACAGTCCGGATTTGAGATAACTACCTGCGCCGAACCTTTGGATCTGCAAGAGTACGGCATTCAGCCCGGGAGGTGTATCGACGGCGACTTGATAAACCGTCTCTTCGGGCTCGATTTGAAGGTCGAAAAGGACAAGGGCCAGCGAAAATGGTGCCGCTGTGTGGAAAGCACGGATATCGGCGCATACGATACCTGCCCCCATGGCTGCATCTACTGTTACGCCAACGCGAGCCTCGAACTGGCACGCAGAAACTTCAATCAACACAACAGCCTTGCCCCTATGCTGGGTTAAGGCCCGGCAAACGGGGACTTGATATTCCGAGCAGAAGGCTTCTCCGTCAGCGGGCAGGGGCTGCGTGGGCCGAAGAGCAAAGCAGGGAGGTTGCACGATGAGAGCTGCTGTTTCGGTGTGGTTGCTTCTTCTTGCCGTCACTATCTGCCCGGTACTGGCCGCAGCGGGTGAGACCAGTGGATCACTGTGGACGGACAATGCTAAGACCGCCGCGGGCAGAAGCTATCTGGACGGCTTTGTGCGGGGATACATCGAGGGAAACAGATTGGGTCTCGACCTGCTTCAGGGGATCCTCCCCTATGCCCGGTTCGACCCTGGTTCACGGATCGACAAGAACCAACTCCAATCAAAGCTCCGTATGCAGGCCCTCTACTATGCCCGTGCCCTGGAAGGGGAAACCCTGAGGAAGACCGTCGACCAGATCACCAAGTGGTATGAGGATCCCCGCAACCAAAGGATCCTTTGGGGCAAACTCGTGAACCTCGCCATCGGAAAGGTAAACGGCCTACACCCGAACTACATCCGGTACGAGCTAAAATGGCTTCAAGAGACCTCGGCAGGGAAAAGCATCGACTGGTTCCACACGATCGACCCGGCGACAGGAGAGGGGCGGGTGAACTACTACGATAAGAACGGCAGAATCATGAGAACCGAATGGGTGCGGTAGTACTTCAGGGCTTGCCCTTCCGTGCCCCGGCGCCGCTTATGGGCTTCCCCATTCTGGCAAGCTTTTTCAGGCGTTCCGAGCAGATCCGGTCCAGTTGAAAACCGAGCCTGGGAATCGATGCGGTCAAGACTTGGAAATCCCTTTCCTCCAGCCGGAGAAGCTCTGCCCGATCCGAAGTGATCTCAACCGTTGCGGTCCGCGGGATACTCTTCAACAGGGCTATCTCCCCAAACACGTCACCACCATCGAGCTCCGCGACAACCCTTTCACGGCCTTCCGTGTCTCCAACCCGGACTGCAGCCCTTCCCGACACAAGGACAAAGAAGGCATCCCCTTTGCCCCCCTGCTCCAACACCCGCTCCCCCTTGTATCCCCTGTATCTCGTGACAGCAGTCGCCAGCCTGGACACCTGATCTCCGGAAAGCCCCTGGAAAAAGGCAAGCCTTGAGAGAGTGGGTTTCGTGCTGAGTATCCTCCGTATCCGCCTTTTCACCGAGAGCTTGTCGTCCAACAGTCCGAGGAATTCCTCCCTATCGATCCTCAGGGCCAAGCCGTTTGACAGGGCCCGGACGGTAACATCAGAGGGCGCCCCCTCCAGAAGGGAAGCCTCACCGAAACAGTCCCCTCTGCCCAGCAGGAACTCAAGGCGACCGCCCACCATGACTCCCGCCTTTCCACGTAGAATCAAGTAGAATCCCCCTGCCTCCTCACCCTCGCCCAGGATTTCTTCTCCGGCCGTGAATTCGACGGAGGCCGATCGTTCTGCCGTGCGGAGGAGGATCTCAGGGGCGAACCCTTCGAGCAGGCAGTTCGAACCCATGAGTCTCGCCCGGTCCCGAAATGTCGGATGTGAGGGGACCACTACGACGGTCTCCCCCTCTCGGGCCACCCTCAACCCCTCCAGATCTCCAGAGTGGTCCTCGGTATGAACCACAATGAGTCGTCTTCTAAGACCTTCTGGAAGGCGAAACAGCGCCTGCGGCGAGGTGTGGATCGCCTCTCGACCGGCCTCGTGAATCAACAGGTCCGCGTTGAACCCGAAATGGAGAAGCTCTCGCCGCCTCTTCCGGTCGATTATGCCCATTTGATACATCTTTTCGATTCTTTCACGGTCGAGGCATGTATCGGCTGAATAGGCGATCCTCTTCTCCCTTTTCGACTTCCCCTCGCCGAAAACGGCCTCAAAACGTACCGTAGGGATCGAGTGGAGGGCCGAAGAAGCTACAAGCAAGGCGTGACCCGCCCTATAGATGCCTCCCGGATCGAGCTCTACAAAGTCGGTATACCGCCCCATGTCGCATCCTGTCACTGCTCTCGCCTTACGGAGGAAACTCCCGAAGACAAGGCGGGAGGTGATGACCCGTATCCTTCTCCGGTGGAGGACAGCGCTGATCATTCCCGCGTCGTGGTCGGCATGGCAGTGGGTTAGGAAAACAGAGGAAACATCGCCGTCGTCTATGCCCAGCTTGGCCAACTCGGCCCAGGGATCTGCCAGTGGATCGACGATAATACCCTCCCCATCGATCCAGAGAACAAAACTCGTGGTCCGGCGGTGGGGGGTGAAACCGCTGCCTGTGCCCAGGAAGGTCACGCCAAACCGAGGGGGCTCCAGGGGATCCGGGCCGAAAAGACCGGGCGGCTGGACCGGCGGTGTGAAAACCCCTGTGTCCACCTCCCCCAGAAGAATCCCCTTTTCCCAGAACTGATAAGAGCCCCGCCGTGCAACTCTGATCGTGACCCCTTTGATATCCACCTCTCTCCTGTTACGGCTGAAGGGGACCAGCGTAACGAGGTCTTCGAGTTCCAGGCCCCTGTTGCCTTCCTTCCTGACATTGAGGAATTCTCTCTCCCGCCTCCCCCCATCAACACCCCTCGGTCCTGAGAAGGACTCGCGAAGAACCGTCCTTATGCGCCGGAGTTGCTCTGTCGTGCCGACGATGGTGGCCTTTCTCTTTTCGATGAAAAAACTACCGTAGACCGGAAACTCGGGCTCGACATTCAGTCTATGATCGACTATGAAGTGCTTTGGCAGAACTATAACCGAAGGTATGCGCCTTTTGCGGGCGATGAACCACTTGGTGATTTCGGGGGGGCATCCCACCAGAATATCCCCGAGGGCCCGTGTGGAGACAACCACGCAGTTGGTTTGAATCTCTGTGATCGAGTTCTCGGTTCCGTGCATTTGTTGTATCATAATCCCGCAGACGTGACGATTGCAAACCCCCATATCTGCGAATCCGCACTGCTTGGTCCTGCTGATCCGTCAGTTCTCTCCCGCCCCGTGGACCCGAGAAGGGGACAATCGCTCCCACCCCGGAAGCCAGGGCGAAACCGTTCTTTCCCCATTTTGAAAGGGGCCGCGGAGGCTGTGGACTATCGTTTTGACAAGGGATGGAAGATGGGATAAAGGTGATTGGAGGAGCCGAGGTCCAAAGGTCCGATCGCTCGGACCGTCGGGGTAATCGGGAGAAGACGAGTTGAACGACCAGGGATTCGCCGAAGTAGCCGTGAGCCTCCCCCTGTGGAAGACCTTCACCTATCGGGTCCCCAAGGGCCTGGAAGGACAGGTGGAGTTAGGCAAGCGAGTCCTGATCCCCTTTCACAGGCGGAAGGTCACAGGCTATGTCATCGATTTTCCAACCCCTCTTCCCGACAGCCTCGATCCGGACAAGGTGAGAGAGATCATCGACGTGCTCGATGAGATCCCCCTTTTCGATGAAAACATGCTGGGCCTTTTCAGATGGATCTCGAGATACTACTTCTACCCTCTCGGCGAGGTGATCAAAACCGGACTCCCTCCGGGGCTGACGGTTGAGTCGTGTCGAATCCTCGAGATAACACCCAGGGGCGAGGCCCACCTCGCCCAGCTCCAGCCCGGCGGCGGCGATCGGCTTCTCCTTGAAGCATGTCGGGAGAGGAAGGAGTTGAACCTGCCCCTCCTCTCCCGTCGCCTGAAGATCCGGAACATCCACTCCCGCATCTTCGCCTTGAAGAAGAACGGTTTCCTTACCGAGCAGGTCAGGCTCAAGAAGGAGCGGACCAGGGCAAAACAAGAGGCTGTTTTCGCCTTCCAGGAGGAAGACAAGCAGGTGAAAAGACCCGGTCCAACCCCAAAGGAGTCTGAGATCCTCGAGTTCATCAAGAGCCGCACACGGGTGTCCCGCAGCGACGTGACGAGACGATTCTCAAGGGTGGCTCCCTACCTCCGGCGCCTGGTGGAAAAGGGGTGGTTGAGCGTCGATTTTGAGGAGAGGTACAGGGAACCCTTCCTGAACGAGGGTTTCGGAACCGAGAAAGAGCCGGAGCTGACCGAGGATCAGCAAGTCGCCCTCGCCGAGATCGAGAGATCCATCGAGGCAGGAGGCTATCACCCCTATCTGCTGCACGGCATCACGGGAAGCGGCAAGACCGAGGTCTACCTCAGGGCGATCAAGCAGGTCATGAAAAGGGGGAGAGAGGCGATTGTGCTGGTGCCGGAGATCTCGTTGACGCCCCAGCTTATCTCCAGATTCAAGACACGCTTCGGAAGGGTTATCGCCGTCCTCCACAGCGGTCTATCCCCCGCCGAACGGTACGACCAGTGGCGGCGCATAGTGAGACACGAGGTCCGCATCGTGATCGGTGCCCGGTCTGCGATTTTTGCCCCTTTCAAGAAACCCGGCATCATAATCGTGGACGAGGAGCATGAGACGAGTTTCAAACAGGAAGAGAAACTCAAATACAACGCAAGAGACCTCGCGGTGGTGAGGGCCAAGATGGACAAGGCCGTCCTTGTTCTCGGTTCGGCTACCCCATCGATGGAGTCGTTCTTCAACACCCTTCAGATAGGGAAATTCCAATACCTCCGCCTTCCCCGGAGAATCGAGTCAAGGGTGCTCCCCGCCGTGGAGATAGTGGACATGCGAGCAGAAAGAGACAGGGGAAGGCGGTCGGTCTTCTCACAGAGTCTGAAGGAGGCCCTCCTGGCCAATGCAGACCGTGGCCAGCAGAGCCTTCTCTTTCTCAATCGCCGAGGATTTGCCAACTTTATTCTCTGTACAGACTGCGGGTGGACCTTTCACTGCCCCAATTGCAGCGTTACCCTGACCTTTCATGCCCCCGGCCGCCTCCTCCAATGCCATCACTGTGGCCACACCGCACCGGTTCCCCTCAGATGTCCCCATTGCGAGAGCTACAACCTCCACCCCCTGGGTATCGGAACGCAAAGAGTGGAGGATGAGATCCGCAAACTCATGCCGTCGGCCAGGGTCGCCCGGATGGACCGGGACACCACTGCACGGAAAGGCGCCCACTGGACGATCGTCCGGGCCATGGAGCGCCGCAAGATAGACGTTCTCATCGGAACACAGATGATCGTAAAGGGGCATGACTTTCCCAGCATCACCCTGGTGGGAGTCATCTGCGCCGACACGATTCTCAATTTCCCGGATTTCAGGGCCACGGAGAGAACCTTCCAGTTGCTCACCCAGGCAGCCGGGCGAGCCGGGAGGGGTGACCAGGCCGGAAGGGTCATTATCCAGACCTACAATCCCGACCACTACAGTATACAGAGGGCAAAGGAACACGATTTTCTCGGCTTCTATCAGGAAGAGATCGCCTACCGGGAGGAACTTGGCTATCCTCCCTTCTCCCGTCTCGTCAATCTGAGGATCTCTGGAAACCGTGAGGACAGGACCGAGGCATTTGCCAAACGCCTGGCCATTGTCGGCGCTGAAACAAAAAGAAGAAAAGGTGTCTACAGGGACCACATCGAGCTTCTAGGCCCCTGCGCCGCTCCTCTTGCCAGGGTCAAGGGCAGGTACCGGTGGCAGCTCCTGGCCAAGAGCAGCCGCCCGGAAAGCCTCCACCGCTTCCTCGCCGAAGTGTTGGCTAGGATGGAAAAAGAGACCCCAGGGATTCGCCTTGAAGTGGACGTGGATCCCATAAATCTCATGTAGAATCGTTTCCATAAAACGATCGATCCCCAAAGAGGGGACTCCTTGCTCGATCTCGCTCAGCGATAGGGACCTTCTCAGATCTCACCAAACTCCACTCCGATTCTGGAGTTTCCTCTCTATTCCAACAAGGATTCTTACAAGTAGTTGACTTTACAGTCTTTTCTCTCCTTAGCAGGGGAACACGAGCTCCGATTCTGTTGACAATCCCAGGGGAAACGGGTATGAATAGCTTTGATCAAGGACCGATTGGCGAGGCGGGATCGCTTGTGAAGGCCACAGGATCAGTGCCCGAGCGGAGAAGGTTCGGCCGCTTTCGAGTCGATTACCCGATTTCGTACCTGCTGGAAGGCCGCAGCGAGGTCCTCACCGGTATAGCGGTCAATCTCAGCGAAGGCGGGCTTCTCGGATGTTTTTTCGACCGTATGAGGGTAGGGACCCGGCTGGATCTCGAGATATTCTACACTCATGAGCTCCAGTTCACCGCACTGAACTTCCAGGGTAGGATCGTGTGGAAGGACATTTTGGAAACGAGCGATGCCATAGAATATCAATACGGTATCGAGTTCACCCGAATGGACGAGGAGCAGAAATCCAGGCTTTGCAGCCTCCTGGCTTCCATGAAACCACCCCCCCCGTACTTCGTCTGACCAGTTGCAGAGAGAACCATCCTCCAGGTTCAGGTTCTGACCCGAGAA
This genomic interval carries:
- a CDS encoding PilZ domain-containing protein encodes the protein MNSFDQGPIGEAGSLVKATGSVPERRRFGRFRVDYPISYLLEGRSEVLTGIAVNLSEGGLLGCFFDRMRVGTRLDLEIFYTHELQFTALNFQGRIVWKDILETSDAIEYQYGIEFTRMDEEQKSRLCSLLASMKPPPPYFV
- a CDS encoding cyclic nucleotide-binding domain-containing protein; its protein translation is MHGTENSITEIQTNCVVVSTRALGDILVGCPPEITKWFIARKRRIPSVIVLPKHFIVDHRLNVEPEFPVYGSFFIEKRKATIVGTTEQLRRIRTVLRESFSGPRGVDGGRREREFLNVRKEGNRGLELEDLVTLVPFSRNRREVDIKGVTIRVARRGSYQFWEKGILLGEVDTGVFTPPVQPPGLFGPDPLEPPRFGVTFLGTGSGFTPHRRTTSFVLWIDGEGIIVDPLADPWAELAKLGIDDGDVSSVFLTHCHADHDAGMISAVLHRRRIRVITSRLVFGSFLRKARAVTGCDMGRYTDFVELDPGGIYRAGHALLVASSALHSIPTVRFEAVFGEGKSKREKRIAYSADTCLDRERIEKMYQMGIIDRKRRRELLHFGFNADLLIHEAGREAIHTSPQALFRLPEGLRRRLIVVHTEDHSGDLEGLRVAREGETVVVVPSHPTFRDRARLMGSNCLLEGFAPEILLRTAERSASVEFTAGEEILGEGEEAGGFYLILRGKAGVMVGGRLEFLLGRGDCFGEASLLEGAPSDVTVRALSNGLALRIDREEFLGLLDDKLSVKRRIRRILSTKPTLSRLAFFQGLSGDQVSRLATAVTRYRGYKGERVLEQGGKGDAFFVLVSGRAAVRVGDTEGRERVVAELDGGDVFGEIALLKSIPRTATVEITSDRAELLRLEERDFQVLTASIPRLGFQLDRICSERLKKLARMGKPISGAGARKGKP
- a CDS encoding radical SAM protein — its product is MAFIPAYLRLYEEGELRVRIEALNRILESCTLCPRQCRVNRIRGEKGYCRAGGELMVSSVFPHFGEEPPLVGSHGSGTIFLTHCNLRCVFCQNYEISHMGRGEKITTGQMAGYMIRLQEMGCHNVNFVTPTHYTPQIVAALPEAIESGLRIPLVYNCGGYESLEVIRLLDGVIDIYMPDVKFSSSEVAGRLCNAPDYPEVVRAAVKEMHRQVGDLRIGPSGTAERGLLIRHLVMPSGQAGTDEVMRFISQELSPNSYVNVMSQYRPAYRAWEFPDASRPVTVEEFRKALEAARKYGIFRGFE
- the priA gene encoding primosomal protein N'; amino-acid sequence: MNDQGFAEVAVSLPLWKTFTYRVPKGLEGQVELGKRVLIPFHRRKVTGYVIDFPTPLPDSLDPDKVREIIDVLDEIPLFDENMLGLFRWISRYYFYPLGEVIKTGLPPGLTVESCRILEITPRGEAHLAQLQPGGGDRLLLEACRERKELNLPLLSRRLKIRNIHSRIFALKKNGFLTEQVRLKKERTRAKQEAVFAFQEEDKQVKRPGPTPKESEILEFIKSRTRVSRSDVTRRFSRVAPYLRRLVEKGWLSVDFEERYREPFLNEGFGTEKEPELTEDQQVALAEIERSIEAGGYHPYLLHGITGSGKTEVYLRAIKQVMKRGREAIVLVPEISLTPQLISRFKTRFGRVIAVLHSGLSPAERYDQWRRIVRHEVRIVIGARSAIFAPFKKPGIIIVDEEHETSFKQEEKLKYNARDLAVVRAKMDKAVLVLGSATPSMESFFNTLQIGKFQYLRLPRRIESRVLPAVEIVDMRAERDRGRRSVFSQSLKEALLANADRGQQSLLFLNRRGFANFILCTDCGWTFHCPNCSVTLTFHAPGRLLQCHHCGHTAPVPLRCPHCESYNLHPLGIGTQRVEDEIRKLMPSARVARMDRDTTARKGAHWTIVRAMERRKIDVLIGTQMIVKGHDFPSITLVGVICADTILNFPDFRATERTFQLLTQAAGRAGRGDQAGRVIIQTYNPDHYSIQRAKEHDFLGFYQEEIAYREELGYPPFSRLVNLRISGNREDRTEAFAKRLAIVGAETKRRKGVYRDHIELLGPCAAPLARVKGRYRWQLLAKSSRPESLHRFLAEVLARMEKETPGIRLEVDVDPINLM
- a CDS encoding DUF1848 domain-containing protein; translation: MIVSASRRTDIPAFYTAWLMNRVRSGFALVRNPFRPGTITRVSLNPAEVDAIVFWTRNAEPLIPYLDELDAVGYRYYFQYTLVHYPRAFERAAPPRSRKVDGFRRLSRRIGPARVIWRYDPIILSNLTGLEYHKKQFTEIARALEGFSQRCVISFLDIYRKTKRTLERMEKERGVRVIDLHERPADVREIAGLLAPIARQSGFEITTCAEPLDLQEYGIQPGRCIDGDLINRLFGLDLKVEKDKGQRKWCRCVESTDIGAYDTCPHGCIYCYANASLELARRNFNQHNSLAPMLG